The Deinococcus betulae DNA segment ACTGGACCTCCTGCGGTATCTCGTGGCGACGGGTGTAGTGATCTTGACGCTGGCTCTGGCCGCAGTCATTGGCGTCGGCTACGTGGCTGTCATGCTGGTGGCCATCGTGGCGATGGGCGTGCTCGGCCTGAACTATTACGCGCCCGAGGGGGGCTACTGCGCGCCAGGCACGCGCCGAGGCGTGCTTTGAAATTATCGATTCAGCGTGAGCGCCTCCTGCGTGAAATGCGCCGCACAGACGTTCCGCATGTGGCACTGCTGCTGGGTCCGTCAGGGTACGGTAAATCGGTGCTTCTGGGCCAAGTGGCGCAGGCCGCGCTGGAAGCTGGCGAAATCGTGGTGCGCCTTGATCTTCGGGAACTCGACAATGACGTGTACTCACTCATTGAAGACCTCGCGCACAGCCTGCAGGGCAGGGCGCCACAGGTCAGTGCCGATATCACGGCCGCCAACGAAACACGTCCGCTCTCTGCGCGTCAATTGGCGAAGCACCTTGCCGCCCTGGAGCGGACGACTTTCTTGCTGGACCATGCCGAACGGCTGAGCGCCGAGAGTGAGGCGTGGCTGGTGGGGTTCATCCGGGCGCTTCCTGAACAGCACCGTCTGCTTATTTCCTCGAGGCAGTTGGATTCGGTCGAGGTGGCCTACTTGGTGGCCACTCAAAGCTTGATGGTTCTGGGGCCGGAGCAGCTGGCCTTCGACGAAGCCGAAGTCGCGCAACTGTCTACGCAAGCTGAGGCGACAGCGGTCAGCGACCTCACCCCTTTGAAAGGGTGGCCGATGGGCGTTGCCCTGACGGTCGCCGGCGCGTACGGCCACTCAGCCCCTGACTTGATCAAAGCCGTGTTGCGGTCGCTTCCTCCGACCCTGCAGCGTGCCCTGCCTCAACTGGCGCCGTACGACACATGGACGTCGTACCTGCCTCATTCGTTGGGGCTGGATTTGCCGGACGACTGGTTGGGGCAGTTAATCCTGCACCGCCTGCCTCTCCTGCATCACTCGGTGGGCGCACAACCACATGATCTGGTGCTGAATGTTCTGAATGAGCAGCTGCGCCAGTCGCCTGACCTGTGGACCGACAGTTACCGCGAAGCCGCGCAGCGGGCCCTCACCGATGAGCGGCCAATCCACGCACTGGATCTCTTGCTGCACGCAAATCTGATAAATGACGCCTTGGACATGGCCGAGCAGGTGATTCCGCCCCTGTTCCGCCGGAGCCAGTTCCTCGTTATTCGGTCCATCTTGGACCGTCTTCCGAGTGAGGCGGTCCAGGCATCGCCTTCCCTGGCGCGCATGTACGGCATCAGTCTCATGGAAACCGAGCAGTTGCAGGCTGGTATGGCCATCCTGCACACCTTGGCAGAACGCCCCGACACCCGGATGACGGTGCTGCCGCCTTTGGCCCACGGTCTGTTCCTTCAGGCCAGAGTGGACGATGCAGCTCAGCTGCTGGACGAAGCCTGGCAGCACTGGAACGCTTATCCAGCCGAACAGCAAGTCATTTTGTTGACCATGGCAGGCAATGTAAGCCGGGAGCGGGGAGACAGCGAAGGAGGCCTTCAAAAGCTCCTTGAAGCGACCAGGCTGGCAGAACAGCACCACCTCGATTACGTCATGGGGGTGGCCTTGATTGGCCTCAACGTGTCCTATCTGCGGCTGGCCCGGCTTGACGAAGCCATGATGGCGGTGCGCCAGGCCCATGTGATTTTCGAGCAGCTGGGCATGACTGCTCGGCTCCCCATTCCCCTTTTGAATGCGGCGATTCTTCACGGCGCCGCAGATGAACTGACTCCAGCCAACGACCTTCTCCAGCGCGCCCTGTGTATTGCCGAGGAGGCGCAGGTCAGAACAACGACCTCCATTCACTTTGCGCTCGGCCACCTGAGGATGAAAGAGGGCAAGTTCGACGAGGCCGTGACCCACCTGATGCAGGCGGTCGAGCGCGCGCGGGCCAGCAGTCGACCAGACCGTCAGTACATGGCTGAGGCCCTCTTGTCTGAGGCTCTCCGTGCGCAGTTTCAGCACGTTGAGGCGGACCGGCGGCTGGCGCTGGCCGAAAGCCTACTGGAAATCCATCCGCAGCTGGCCCAGAGCACTATGTTGGTGGATCTCCTGAAATTTCATCGGGGTCAGCGAGACCTCGCCATGGGCAATCTGGCTGAAGCGCGCGCATGGTTTGAACAGGTGCCGACCGACCTGGGCGAGTTGGCCGAGTGGGCGGTCAGAAGCCGCGCCTACCTTGCTCAAATTCACGCTGAGGAAGGCACCCTGGCTGAGGCGCACATCCGGGATTTCATGACGCTTCATAGCAAGATCAAGTCGCGGCGATACCTCACCCCAGACCTGACCATGGTGCGCCAAGCCCTGCGCGAAGCCGTCAGGCAGGGATGGTATGCAGGGGAGCTGCAGGAGTATGCCTTTGGCCGGTCTGACACCCGGCAGCGGCTGTCGATCCGTACACTGGGCAAGTTAAGTGTCTCGCTGGACGGCAAGCCCTTGCCTCTCAGCGGATCGAATGTCACGCGGGCCCAGGAACTGATCGCCCTGATGGCGCTCTTGCCACCAGCCACTTCCCAAGAACTGCAGCGCACGCTGATTGGCGAGGGTAAAGGCGATCACCGCAACGCCCTTAACACACTGCGGGCCAGCCTGACCAAAGCCACGGGAGTAAACGACGCCATCGTGCAGGACAGCACACGCCGCTATGTGTTTTCCGATGATCTGGACGTGCGGACGGATGTTGACGAGCTGCGGCGGGCGGTACGCACGAACAACCTCTTGCAGATCCGGCAACTCCTGAGTGACGGCACGGATTTTCTGCCTGGCGTCAACAGTGTATGGGCAGCTGACCTCCGCGATACTGAGATCCCAGGCGTCCTTTACAGTGCGTACGGTGTCCTGGGCAAATCAGCGCTGGAGCGGCGCGCCCTCCCCGAGGCGCTGCGGCACTTCGAACATATGCAGCTGCTCGCGCCTACCGAAGACGTGCTGCGCACCATTGTCGAAATCCACCGCAGCATGGGCAACGAACCCCAGTTGGCGCATGCCGAGCGGGACATCCAGCTCCTTTTCGCTCGTTGAATGGTCAATCTGTAGCCGCGGCCTGCCGAACCATCAGCACCTGAATGAAAGGACCGTAGGGTGAATCAGGAGCGACCTGACCGATAAGGCCATGTGGCGGCAACAGGGCGGTGAACGCCTCCAGATCAGATGGAGCTGCATAGGACTGATACACCATCCAGAAGGTGCCCCCCTGATCACGGCAAGGCGCAGCGTGACCCAGATAGACAGCGCGCCACGCTTCAGGCCGACTGTCACGTGCACCTTGTAGCGCACGAGTGACGTTCCGCCGATCTGCCGCCCGGGGGTGGGCATCACGCTGCAACTGCAAAGCGGCCAACGCTGTCTGCTCAGCACTCTCCATTTGCCAGGTAACACTGGAGCGCAGGTCGAGCGCAGCGTGGATCACGTCAGTTCACGGCGAGACAGGAATTGAGAATGGCTCAGGGCTTTCGTCCGGTCCACCTCAAGAGCCAGTCGGCGATTGAGACGGCCAGGCATGAGCATGGTAAGCAGCATAAGACCCTCGGCTTACGTTGTCGTCACAAGCCTACGCTTCAACTAATCACGGCATAGTCAGAACTAAGCAGGCGGGTCTCTAAGGTGCGCGGCATGGGAGTCGCCAGCCTTCAACGCCAAACAGAGCACCGCAGTCTGGTGCTGAATCTCCTGACGACGCATCCGTCCCTCTCACTGGCCGAGATGCGTGAACTCACGAAGTACCCTGCGCCTGTCGGATACGACACACTGGCCGCTGTCACCAAAACGCTGTGTGCCGAAGGCCTGATTGAGCGCCGTGGCGGCAACGGAGGACGCTTCCTTCTGCCGGGACGCCTGGACGAAGCGCAACGCGTTCTGCAAGCGCGTGTGCTCAGCTTTTTACAAAGCCATCCCCATCCAGTTACCTACAACGACATTTACACAGGCTTGCAACTGGACAAAACCTCTCTCACCCTCGCGCTGTCTCAGCTTGTCGAAACGGGCGTGGCCTGGCCCGTGGACAGCACCCTGGGCAAGCGGCTGTATCAGGCGACCTACCTGGAACCGGCAGCGCCGCTGGCGCCAGCCTTCTGCAGTGATCTGGCGCGCCGGATCATCAAAATCCTTCAGCGGCTCCGCAATGCTCTAGCCAGCCACGCTGACTTGACTCGACTGGGCGACCCGGCGGATATCGCTCTCGCACTCCAGCGTCTCGCCGACTACGGTCTGATCGGCCTGCGAACCAGTGATCGTCAGGGGGTCACCTACGCCATCTACAGCGACCTGGCTCACCACAGCAATGTAATCGAGCAGGTGTTGTCACTGATGACCGCTGAACTGAATCAGCCTGCTTCCCCTCTCCCCACCCAGGAGTGCCCCACCCATGACTCAATCTCCAGCGCCGAGCCCATCCAAGCCTCGAACACCCTCTCTTCAGCACCTGTGGTTGAACCTGAAACCTCTGACGGAATCAGCAGAGATGGAGGTAACGGAACTGATCGTGCTGAACGGAGTGGGCCGGAGTTTCCAGTACTGCCTGCCGGCCAATGTGGACCGGGAGACCACCTTGACGGTCGCGTTGATTCAGGCGCTCAAACGGTGCACGGTCAACACGACCGTCAACCTCCACACCCCGCACACCGAATATGTGCGGTTGGCCGACCGGCGCAGC contains these protein-coding regions:
- a CDS encoding AAA family ATPase → MALLLGPSGYGKSVLLGQVAQAALEAGEIVVRLDLRELDNDVYSLIEDLAHSLQGRAPQVSADITAANETRPLSARQLAKHLAALERTTFLLDHAERLSAESEAWLVGFIRALPEQHRLLISSRQLDSVEVAYLVATQSLMVLGPEQLAFDEAEVAQLSTQAEATAVSDLTPLKGWPMGVALTVAGAYGHSAPDLIKAVLRSLPPTLQRALPQLAPYDTWTSYLPHSLGLDLPDDWLGQLILHRLPLLHHSVGAQPHDLVLNVLNEQLRQSPDLWTDSYREAAQRALTDERPIHALDLLLHANLINDALDMAEQVIPPLFRRSQFLVIRSILDRLPSEAVQASPSLARMYGISLMETEQLQAGMAILHTLAERPDTRMTVLPPLAHGLFLQARVDDAAQLLDEAWQHWNAYPAEQQVILLTMAGNVSRERGDSEGGLQKLLEATRLAEQHHLDYVMGVALIGLNVSYLRLARLDEAMMAVRQAHVIFEQLGMTARLPIPLLNAAILHGAADELTPANDLLQRALCIAEEAQVRTTTSIHFALGHLRMKEGKFDEAVTHLMQAVERARASSRPDRQYMAEALLSEALRAQFQHVEADRRLALAESLLEIHPQLAQSTMLVDLLKFHRGQRDLAMGNLAEARAWFEQVPTDLGELAEWAVRSRAYLAQIHAEEGTLAEAHIRDFMTLHSKIKSRRYLTPDLTMVRQALREAVRQGWYAGELQEYAFGRSDTRQRLSIRTLGKLSVSLDGKPLPLSGSNVTRAQELIALMALLPPATSQELQRTLIGEGKGDHRNALNTLRASLTKATGVNDAIVQDSTRRYVFSDDLDVRTDVDELRRAVRTNNLLQIRQLLSDGTDFLPGVNSVWAADLRDTEIPGVLYSAYGVLGKSALERRALPEALRHFEHMQLLAPTEDVLRTIVEIHRSMGNEPQLAHAERDIQLLFAR